The following proteins are co-located in the Luteolibacter rhizosphaerae genome:
- the fdhD gene encoding formate dehydrogenase accessory sulfurtransferase FdhD: MDKQVMTRNAEGQEAADHVVVEEPLQITVDGRPVAVTMRTPGHDEELALGFLRTEGVITAADQVRKIDLEAKDNHALVFLADGVEVNFSRLTRHVFGASSCGLCGKATIEAVREQLPPLRDPASFPREALLRAPELMAREQSTFARTGGLHAAGIFGSDGTMHIVREDIGRHNAVDKVTGWALRSGTDLSRCFLLVSGRVSFEIMQKALAAGIPLVAAISAPSSLAIEFAKESNQGLVGFLRPPGFKLYAGRIE, from the coding sequence ATGGACAAGCAAGTCATGACACGCAACGCGGAGGGGCAGGAGGCTGCCGATCACGTGGTCGTGGAGGAACCGCTACAGATCACGGTGGATGGTCGTCCTGTTGCAGTGACCATGCGCACGCCCGGCCACGACGAGGAACTCGCACTCGGTTTTCTCCGCACCGAAGGCGTGATCACCGCGGCGGATCAGGTCCGCAAGATCGATCTCGAAGCGAAGGACAATCACGCGCTGGTCTTCTTGGCCGATGGGGTGGAAGTGAACTTCTCGCGGCTGACGCGCCATGTCTTCGGGGCATCCTCCTGCGGCCTCTGCGGAAAGGCCACGATCGAAGCGGTCCGGGAGCAATTACCGCCCTTGAGAGACCCAGCCAGTTTCCCGCGCGAGGCCCTGCTGCGTGCCCCGGAGCTCATGGCCCGGGAGCAATCCACCTTCGCGCGAACCGGCGGCCTGCATGCCGCCGGGATCTTCGGTAGCGATGGTACGATGCACATCGTACGTGAGGATATCGGCCGCCACAACGCCGTGGACAAGGTAACCGGCTGGGCCCTGCGCTCCGGGACGGATTTATCGCGGTGCTTCCTGCTCGTCTCGGGCCGCGTCTCTTTCGAGATCATGCAGAAGGCTTTGGCCGCAGGCATCCCCTTGGTCGCCGCCATTTCCGCTCCCTCGTCTCTCGCGATCGAGTTTGCGAAGGAATCGAACCAAGGCCTCGTCGGCTTCCTGAGACCGCCGGGCTTCAAGCTGTATGCAGGACGAATCGAGTGA
- a CDS encoding DNA-3-methyladenine glycosylase has translation MEEIGPEFFQRHPVDCARDLIGAVFRWHGCAARVVETEAYAAEGDEACHTFFRPGARRFVAGHPPGTAYVYLNYGVHWLFNVLAHGPDMSGFVLFRALEPVEGIDLMIARRGRPALFSLCSGPGKLTAALGIDGSAHGSAFLREQRTGLVRGRAAGIAVGPRIGISRAKELPWRFHEGGNPHVSR, from the coding sequence ATGGAGGAGATCGGGCCCGAGTTCTTCCAGCGCCATCCGGTCGATTGCGCCCGCGATCTGATCGGGGCTGTCTTCCGTTGGCACGGCTGCGCGGCCCGTGTGGTGGAGACGGAAGCCTACGCGGCGGAGGGGGACGAGGCCTGCCACACTTTCTTCCGGCCCGGAGCCCGGCGCTTCGTGGCCGGGCATCCTCCCGGGACGGCCTACGTTTACCTGAACTATGGCGTGCACTGGCTCTTCAACGTGCTCGCCCATGGCCCGGACATGTCGGGTTTCGTGCTCTTCCGCGCTTTGGAGCCGGTGGAAGGCATTGATCTCATGATCGCGCGGCGGGGCAGGCCTGCCCTATTTTCGCTTTGCAGCGGACCGGGCAAGCTCACCGCCGCGCTGGGAATCGACGGTTCAGCGCACGGTTCAGCATTTCTTCGCGAGCAGCGGACCGGGCTGGTTAGGGGACGGGCGGCAGGGATAGCAGTCGGCCCGCGGATCGGTATTTCGAGGGCTAAAGAACTACCATGGCGCTTCCATGAAGGAGGGAATCCTCATGTAAGTCGTTGA
- a CDS encoding DMT family transporter, with protein sequence MNSWILVIIAGLLEVCWATGLKSTHGFTRLWPSLFVVVTLIASMWLLAAAVRNLPVGTAYAVWVGIGAGGAALAAVILHGEPFTLARAFFLVLLLVAIVGLKMTGTSH encoded by the coding sequence ATGAATTCCTGGATACTCGTCATTATTGCCGGCCTGCTCGAAGTTTGTTGGGCCACGGGACTGAAATCGACTCACGGCTTCACGCGTTTGTGGCCCTCGCTGTTCGTGGTCGTGACGCTCATCGCGAGCATGTGGCTACTCGCCGCGGCGGTCCGTAATCTGCCCGTGGGTACGGCCTATGCCGTGTGGGTGGGAATCGGTGCGGGGGGGGCAGCGCTGGCCGCGGTGATCCTGCATGGTGAGCCTTTCACGCTCGCCCGCGCCTTCTTCCTGGTCCTGCTGCTGGTTGCGATCGTCGGCCTCAAGATGACCGGCACCAGTCACTGA
- a CDS encoding FdhF/YdeP family oxidoreductase, translating to MSAKEPGEFHRPKESAAGIPAVLASLKHVFGKDGVGRGTKALLELNQVGGFDCPSCAWPDPDRDRAVAEFCENGAKAVASEAMRKTIGREFFAEHSVADLMAQTDAWHDLQGRLAEPMLLREGASHYEPVSWDEAFAILADELRALDSPDEAIFYTSGRASNEAAFLYGLFARAFGTNNLPDCSNMCHESSGLALKDSIGVGKGTVTLDDFLEAEVIICVGQNPGTNHPRMLSTLEAAVTKGAKLVAINPLREAGLLGFSHPQHVRGILGRPTPLASTYLQVKVNGDLALFRGLSKAVLEIWGADEDFLAEHASGYGEYRSLVEGTPWEEIERLSGISRTEMEELGAALVGGERKLITCWAMGLTQHRNAVATIREIANLHLLLGAVGRPGAGLCPVRGHSNVQGDRTVGIFEKMPESFLAALEKQAGVKIPREHGLDTVASILAMHEGSGKVFFALGGNFAQATPDSAFTAEALRKTRLTCHVSTKLNRSHLIHGRRALILPCLGRSEQDGGRFVTTENSMGVVQSSQGNLAPASEVLLSEPEIVARLAEAVLGDVGHVRWRWLAEDYDRIRTWIEAVVTGFESYNERVRQAGGFYLPNAAKTRVWNTTSGKANFSQAPLDAFEAAPGRLLLQTLRSHDQFNTTVYGLNDRYRGISGMRDIVFLSPEDLSERGIKPGERIDVTSHWRDGERHLRGFRAIPYEMPRGMAAAYFPEANVLVPVGHVAEGSNTPASKSIEISIMPHRE from the coding sequence ATGAGCGCGAAGGAGCCCGGCGAGTTTCACAGGCCGAAGGAGAGTGCGGCGGGAATACCGGCGGTGCTGGCTTCGCTGAAGCACGTCTTCGGCAAGGACGGGGTGGGCCGGGGGACGAAGGCGCTGCTGGAGCTGAATCAGGTGGGTGGATTCGATTGCCCGAGTTGTGCGTGGCCGGACCCGGATAGGGATCGCGCGGTGGCGGAGTTCTGCGAGAACGGGGCGAAGGCGGTGGCATCCGAGGCGATGCGGAAGACGATCGGGCGGGAGTTCTTCGCGGAGCATTCGGTGGCGGACCTGATGGCGCAGACGGACGCTTGGCATGACCTGCAAGGGCGCTTGGCGGAACCGATGCTGCTCCGGGAGGGCGCGAGCCACTATGAGCCGGTGAGCTGGGACGAGGCTTTCGCGATCCTGGCGGATGAGCTGCGGGCGCTCGATTCGCCGGATGAGGCGATCTTTTATACCTCGGGACGGGCGAGCAACGAGGCGGCTTTTCTTTACGGGCTCTTCGCGCGGGCTTTCGGAACAAACAATCTCCCGGACTGCTCGAACATGTGCCACGAGTCGAGCGGGCTGGCGCTGAAGGACTCCATCGGGGTTGGGAAGGGGACGGTGACGCTGGATGACTTTCTGGAGGCAGAGGTGATCATCTGCGTGGGGCAGAATCCCGGTACGAATCATCCGCGCATGCTCTCGACCTTGGAGGCAGCGGTGACGAAGGGAGCGAAGCTGGTGGCGATCAATCCTCTGCGGGAGGCGGGCTTGCTCGGTTTTTCCCATCCTCAGCATGTGCGCGGCATCCTCGGCAGGCCGACCCCGTTGGCCTCGACCTACCTGCAGGTGAAGGTGAACGGTGATCTCGCCTTGTTCCGCGGTTTGTCGAAGGCGGTGCTGGAGATTTGGGGCGCGGATGAGGATTTTCTCGCGGAGCACGCATCCGGCTACGGTGAATATCGTAGTTTGGTGGAGGGGACGCCGTGGGAGGAGATCGAGAGGTTATCCGGTATTTCCCGTACGGAGATGGAGGAGCTTGGTGCGGCGCTGGTTGGTGGCGAGCGCAAGCTGATCACGTGCTGGGCGATGGGGCTGACCCAGCATCGAAATGCGGTGGCGACGATCCGCGAAATCGCCAACCTGCACCTGCTGCTGGGGGCAGTGGGTCGCCCCGGTGCGGGCCTTTGTCCCGTGCGCGGGCACAGCAACGTGCAGGGTGACCGGACGGTGGGGATCTTCGAGAAGATGCCGGAGAGTTTCCTCGCGGCGCTGGAGAAGCAGGCGGGCGTGAAGATCCCGCGCGAGCATGGACTCGATACCGTGGCCTCGATCCTGGCGATGCATGAAGGCAGCGGGAAAGTGTTCTTCGCGCTCGGCGGGAACTTCGCCCAAGCGACGCCGGACAGCGCCTTCACCGCGGAAGCCCTGCGCAAGACCCGGCTCACCTGCCACGTCTCCACCAAGCTCAATCGCAGCCATCTCATCCATGGCCGGCGTGCGCTGATCCTGCCGTGCTTGGGCCGCAGCGAACAGGATGGAGGGCGTTTCGTGACCACGGAGAACTCGATGGGCGTGGTGCAGTCCTCGCAGGGCAATCTGGCGCCGGCTTCGGAGGTGCTGCTCAGCGAACCGGAGATCGTGGCGCGGCTTGCCGAGGCGGTGCTGGGAGATGTAGGGCATGTGCGCTGGCGCTGGCTGGCGGAGGACTACGATAGGATCCGTACTTGGATCGAAGCGGTGGTCACGGGATTCGAGAGTTACAACGAGCGGGTGCGCCAAGCGGGTGGCTTCTACCTGCCGAATGCGGCGAAGACGCGGGTGTGGAACACCACGAGCGGGAAGGCGAACTTCTCGCAGGCACCGCTGGATGCCTTCGAAGCCGCTCCCGGCCGGCTGCTGCTCCAGACGCTTCGCAGCCACGATCAGTTCAATACCACGGTCTACGGACTTAACGATCGTTACCGGGGAATCTCCGGCATGCGCGACATCGTGTTCCTGAGCCCGGAAGATCTTTCCGAGAGGGGAATCAAGCCCGGCGAGCGCATCGACGTGACCAGCCATTGGCGCGACGGCGAGCGCCATTTGCGAGGCTTCCGAGCGATTCCCTACGAGATGCCGCGCGGGATGGCTGCGGCCTACTTCCCGGAGGCGAACGTGCTCGTGCCGGTCGGCCATGTCGCGGAGGGCAGCAATACCCCGGCGAGCAAGAGCATTGAGATCAGCATCATGCCGCACCGAGAATGA
- a CDS encoding Nif3-like dinuclear metal center hexameric protein — protein sequence MPLLQDVVSFLDAGLRTAEIPDYSGAVNGLQLENGGSVTRIAAAVDASLPIVEAAVAGGADLLIVHHGMFWQGAQPLTRAYYKKIKTAIQGGLAIYSSHLPLDVHPEWGNNIRLLRALGLEPSGTFFEWKGLRLGLIAETEIVRSELIEDLSAAVGGPVHLCPGGPEIIRKIGLVTGGAGAEVASCISAGIDTFITGEGPHWSYPLAEELGVNLCYGGHYATETFGVKALAARLSEDHDIPWFFIDRPTGL from the coding sequence ATGCCGCTTCTACAAGATGTCGTTTCTTTCCTGGATGCCGGGCTCCGGACTGCCGAGATCCCGGACTATTCGGGAGCGGTCAATGGCTTGCAGCTTGAGAACGGAGGCAGCGTGACCCGGATCGCCGCGGCGGTGGATGCTTCACTGCCAATCGTGGAGGCTGCGGTTGCAGGGGGAGCCGATTTGCTGATCGTGCACCATGGGATGTTCTGGCAGGGTGCCCAACCGCTCACGCGTGCCTATTATAAGAAGATCAAGACGGCGATCCAAGGAGGGTTGGCGATTTACTCCTCCCATCTGCCGCTCGACGTGCATCCGGAATGGGGGAACAACATCCGCCTGCTCCGCGCCCTTGGATTGGAGCCAAGCGGAACCTTCTTCGAGTGGAAGGGCCTCCGCCTGGGCTTGATCGCGGAAACCGAGATAGTGCGCAGTGAATTGATCGAGGATTTGTCCGCGGCCGTGGGTGGTCCGGTGCATCTCTGCCCCGGAGGTCCAGAGATAATACGGAAGATAGGTCTGGTGACCGGTGGTGCGGGTGCGGAAGTCGCTAGCTGTATCTCCGCCGGGATCGATACCTTCATCACCGGGGAGGGACCCCACTGGAGCTACCCGCTGGCGGAGGAGCTGGGGGTGAACTTGTGCTATGGCGGCCACTATGCCACCGAGACCTTCGGCGTGAAGGCGCTGGCGGCGCGACTTTCGGAAGACCACGACATTCCGTGGTTCTTCATCGACCGCCCGACCGGACTTTGA
- a CDS encoding RluA family pseudouridine synthase: MRAVCEFRVIDESEDWIVVDKPAPLAVHPANGKVEPTLLGGLEELLLYERANGARLSILTRLDRETSGLVLVAKNAAAARHFSLQFQDRAVKKEYLALVHGWPEWESLRVEASIIRAGGAIWLRQAVDPAGRDCVTGFQVEKRFSNALGRFARVRCFPETGRMHQIRVHIEHAGHPLVGDKIYGTDGTPYLEQFAGQISDESVARLILPRHALHACKLSIGWQGRMLEWDSPLPGDLASFASG, from the coding sequence GTGCGCGCCGTCTGCGAGTTCCGGGTGATCGACGAGTCCGAGGACTGGATCGTCGTGGACAAGCCCGCGCCGCTGGCCGTGCATCCGGCCAATGGCAAGGTGGAGCCGACCTTGCTGGGGGGGCTGGAAGAACTCCTTCTCTACGAGCGGGCGAATGGTGCCCGGCTCTCGATCCTGACCCGGCTCGACCGGGAGACGAGCGGGCTGGTGCTGGTGGCGAAGAATGCCGCCGCGGCGCGACACTTCTCCCTCCAGTTTCAGGACCGGGCGGTGAAGAAGGAGTATCTGGCCTTGGTTCACGGTTGGCCGGAGTGGGAATCGCTGCGGGTGGAGGCGTCGATCATTCGGGCGGGGGGCGCGATCTGGCTGCGACAAGCGGTCGACCCGGCGGGTCGCGACTGCGTGACCGGCTTCCAGGTGGAGAAGCGTTTCTCCAATGCGCTTGGCCGCTTCGCCCGGGTCCGCTGTTTCCCGGAAACCGGGCGGATGCATCAGATCCGGGTGCATATCGAGCATGCCGGACACCCCTTGGTGGGCGATAAGATCTACGGTACGGATGGCACACCCTATTTAGAGCAGTTCGCCGGGCAGATTTCCGATGAATCGGTTGCCCGGCTGATCTTGCCGCGCCATGCCCTGCATGCCTGCAAGCTCTCGATCGGCTGGCAGGGGCGAATGCTCGAATGGGACTCGCCCTTGCCGGGCGATCTCGCCAGCTTTGCTTCCGGCTGA
- a CDS encoding PQQ-dependent sugar dehydrogenase, protein MISFRSAFKSAFSRILFRRSRPARHFRRVRMFNLALAGMAMLAIGGQSEAGELATTPFEPTPIKIAVDDVPKPTPDNSPSKRPKIEPVPETATLQAPAGFKVTLFAEGMKQARWLALTPDGDVLLAQSREEKISILRDTNGDGSVDSTTTFADKGNGVNVPFGMAFVDGYFLLGNTNEVRRYPWKSGQLKLDGTGEQITELPGGGYNQHWTRNVIAAPKGDWIYVSVGSQSNVDVEEDPRAAVLRMRPDGADRTVFARGLRNPVGLAIHPASGELYATVNERDRLGDDLVPDYLTSVKEGGFYGWPYAYLKPENLDPRRMKDGKSERPDLAEKTITPEVLFQAHSAALGVCFSSGDKFPGKYRKGAFVAFRGSWNRNAGTGYKIVFVPFDQNGKPQGHYEDFVKGFLIDESEPSTWGRPVGVLMHTDGSLLFTEEENGRIYRVSYSAQ, encoded by the coding sequence ATGATTTCCTTCCGCAGCGCCTTCAAGTCCGCGTTTTCCCGCATCCTCTTCCGCAGAAGCCGGCCGGCCCGACACTTCAGACGTGTGCGCATGTTCAATCTGGCGCTTGCGGGAATGGCGATGCTGGCGATCGGAGGGCAAAGCGAGGCCGGGGAGCTGGCCACCACACCCTTCGAGCCCACGCCCATCAAAATCGCGGTGGACGACGTCCCAAAACCAACGCCGGACAATAGCCCCAGCAAGCGCCCGAAGATCGAGCCGGTGCCTGAAACCGCGACGCTCCAAGCCCCTGCGGGATTCAAAGTCACCCTGTTCGCCGAAGGAATGAAGCAGGCACGTTGGCTCGCGCTCACACCGGATGGCGACGTATTGCTGGCGCAGAGCCGGGAGGAGAAGATCTCGATCCTCCGGGACACGAATGGCGACGGCAGTGTGGACTCCACGACCACCTTTGCCGACAAGGGGAACGGCGTGAATGTTCCCTTTGGTATGGCCTTCGTGGATGGATACTTCCTGTTAGGAAACACCAACGAGGTGCGGCGTTATCCGTGGAAGAGCGGCCAACTCAAGCTGGACGGCACCGGCGAGCAAATCACCGAGTTGCCGGGAGGCGGCTACAACCAGCACTGGACCCGCAACGTGATCGCGGCCCCCAAGGGCGACTGGATCTACGTCTCCGTCGGCTCGCAATCGAACGTGGACGTGGAGGAAGACCCGCGCGCCGCCGTCCTCAGGATGCGTCCGGACGGAGCCGACCGCACCGTGTTCGCACGCGGCCTGCGTAACCCTGTCGGCTTGGCCATCCACCCGGCGAGCGGCGAGCTCTATGCAACGGTGAACGAACGCGATCGCTTGGGGGATGACTTGGTCCCCGATTATCTCACCAGCGTGAAAGAAGGCGGCTTCTACGGCTGGCCGTACGCCTACCTGAAACCGGAAAATCTCGATCCGCGGCGCATGAAGGATGGCAAGAGTGAGCGCCCCGATCTCGCGGAGAAGACGATCACCCCGGAAGTGCTGTTCCAAGCACACTCCGCCGCTCTTGGCGTATGCTTCTCCAGTGGCGACAAGTTTCCCGGGAAGTATCGCAAAGGGGCCTTCGTTGCCTTCCGAGGAAGCTGGAACAGGAATGCAGGCACGGGCTACAAGATCGTCTTCGTGCCTTTCGATCAGAACGGGAAGCCCCAAGGCCACTACGAAGACTTTGTAAAAGGATTCCTCATCGACGAATCGGAGCCGAGCACCTGGGGTCGCCCCGTCGGCGTGCTGATGCACACCGACGGCAGTCTGCTTTTCACCGAGGAAGAGAACGGTCGGATCTACCGGGTGAGTTACAGCGCTCAGTGA
- a CDS encoding fused DSP-PTPase phosphatase/NAD kinase-like protein: MIGKAPIAILAAVLLSACANVRNLHQVDAKIWRSAQPTHSHFHLLEKQGIGEVLTLRDWHPDNDVASRFKFHQITMRAGEIKDEEIVKALRILVSAEKPVLIHCYHGSDRTGAVVAMYRMVVQNWTREKAIEELMEPKHGHHARIFPGIRKYLQTVDIEKIRREVHARPLPKPEVTPPGRPG, encoded by the coding sequence ATGATAGGGAAAGCTCCGATTGCCATTCTCGCCGCCGTGCTGCTCAGCGCCTGTGCAAACGTGCGGAACCTGCATCAGGTGGATGCGAAGATCTGGCGTTCCGCGCAGCCGACCCACAGCCATTTCCATCTCTTGGAAAAGCAGGGCATTGGCGAAGTGCTTACCTTGCGCGACTGGCATCCGGACAACGACGTCGCCTCCCGCTTCAAGTTCCACCAGATCACGATGCGTGCCGGTGAGATCAAGGACGAGGAGATCGTGAAGGCGCTCCGGATCCTCGTCTCCGCGGAGAAGCCCGTGCTCATTCACTGCTACCACGGCTCGGATCGCACCGGCGCGGTGGTGGCGATGTATCGCATGGTGGTGCAGAACTGGACCCGGGAGAAGGCCATCGAGGAACTGATGGAGCCGAAGCACGGGCATCATGCGCGAATTTTCCCGGGCATCCGGAAGTACCTTCAGACCGTCGATATCGAGAAGATCCGAAGGGAGGTCCATGCCAGGCCACTCCCCAAGCCCGAGGTGACACCGCCGGGTCGCCCCGGCTGA
- a CDS encoding class I SAM-dependent methyltransferase translates to MNPAIPYTYPGIAEDLQRLRELLGLGLRSAAWTPPTAPAVLNLACGRADESGVLLSAVAPLALELFYLGIDLRPVEIAEAKSRWLPAAPPGWQLDFRAGDASRTDRMKQLPPFDLVFIRHQNYWHDPATWLVLFRNALAALKPGGVLVITSYFDREHELAMACLIECGATKLAEIKNPHARPLPDAPNKSVDRRMGVFSNGC, encoded by the coding sequence GTGAATCCGGCCATCCCCTATACTTACCCCGGCATCGCCGAAGATCTCCAGCGCCTGCGCGAGCTGCTCGGCCTCGGCCTGCGCAGCGCCGCATGGACGCCGCCGACTGCTCCGGCGGTGCTCAATCTCGCCTGCGGTCGCGCCGACGAGTCCGGGGTTCTTCTATCAGCGGTGGCACCCTTGGCCTTGGAGTTGTTCTATCTCGGGATCGACCTGCGGCCCGTGGAGATCGCGGAGGCGAAGTCCCGTTGGCTCCCCGCGGCCCCGCCTGGCTGGCAGCTCGACTTCCGCGCCGGGGATGCCTCCCGCACCGACAGGATGAAGCAGCTCCCGCCCTTCGACCTCGTCTTCATCCGCCACCAGAACTACTGGCACGATCCCGCCACTTGGCTCGTGCTCTTCCGAAATGCCCTCGCGGCGCTCAAGCCCGGCGGGGTGCTCGTTATCACCTCCTACTTCGACCGCGAGCACGAGCTGGCCATGGCCTGCTTGATCGAATGCGGGGCCACCAAGCTCGCGGAAATCAAGAATCCCCATGCAAGGCCACTGCCCGATGCGCCGAACAAGTCGGTGGATCGGCGGATGGGGGTGTTTTCTAACGGTTGCTGA
- a CDS encoding bifunctional UDP-3-O-[3-hydroxymyristoyl] N-acetylglucosamine deacetylase/3-hydroxyacyl-ACP dehydratase, with translation MSADAQHTLASPATLEGTSLHTGAKVTLTLKPAAVDHGFKFRRVDLPDQPFIDADADKVKTVERATTLAEGSVKVHTVEHVLSALTGMGVDNAIIEMDANEPPIGDGSARPFVELIKKAGIAPQDALRKVWEIREPIHQESGDGTLITIVPSKTFRVSVTNVGPDGRFTQYFSAEVNPETYEKEIAPARTFVYYEDVKPLLDKGLIKGGSLESAIVIRGEQVMTKEPLRYTNEFARHKALDVIGDLILSGKRILGHVIAVKPGHGPNSKLAATLKREYARVRSLAAPFQLPTGETVLDINDVLKILPHRYPFLMVDRIIDMVGDFKCTGVKNVTVNEPFFPGHFPGHPIMPGVLQLEAMAQVSSVLMLRKPENAGKIGYFMSADNVKWRRPVLPGDTLYIESEVIKIRGSIGQTKCRCLVNGEVASEAELKFALVGQ, from the coding sequence ATGTCCGCCGACGCGCAGCACACTCTCGCCTCTCCTGCCACGCTTGAAGGAACCTCGCTCCACACGGGAGCCAAGGTCACCCTGACCCTGAAGCCCGCTGCCGTGGATCACGGCTTCAAATTCCGCCGCGTCGATCTGCCGGACCAGCCCTTCATCGATGCCGATGCCGACAAGGTGAAGACCGTCGAGCGCGCGACCACTCTCGCGGAAGGCTCCGTGAAGGTCCACACCGTGGAGCACGTGCTCTCCGCCCTGACCGGCATGGGCGTGGACAATGCCATCATCGAAATGGACGCGAACGAGCCGCCGATCGGCGATGGCTCGGCCCGTCCCTTCGTGGAACTGATCAAGAAGGCCGGGATCGCGCCACAGGATGCCCTGCGCAAGGTCTGGGAAATCCGCGAGCCGATCCACCAGGAGAGCGGCGACGGCACCCTGATCACCATCGTCCCGAGCAAGACCTTCCGCGTCTCGGTGACGAATGTCGGCCCGGACGGCCGCTTCACCCAGTATTTCTCCGCCGAGGTGAACCCGGAGACCTACGAGAAGGAAATCGCCCCGGCGCGCACCTTCGTTTACTACGAGGACGTGAAGCCCCTGCTCGACAAGGGCCTGATCAAGGGCGGCTCGCTGGAGAGCGCCATCGTGATCCGCGGCGAGCAGGTGATGACCAAGGAGCCACTGCGGTACACGAATGAATTCGCACGGCACAAGGCGCTCGACGTCATCGGCGACCTGATCCTCAGCGGCAAGCGCATCCTCGGCCACGTCATCGCCGTGAAGCCCGGCCACGGCCCGAACTCGAAACTGGCAGCCACGCTGAAGCGCGAATACGCCCGCGTGCGCTCGCTGGCCGCGCCCTTCCAGCTTCCCACCGGCGAGACCGTCCTGGACATCAATGACGTCCTCAAGATCCTGCCACACCGCTACCCCTTCCTGATGGTGGACCGCATCATCGACATGGTCGGCGATTTCAAGTGCACCGGCGTGAAGAACGTGACGGTGAACGAACCCTTCTTCCCCGGCCACTTCCCCGGCCACCCGATCATGCCGGGCGTGCTCCAGCTCGAAGCGATGGCGCAGGTCTCCAGCGTGCTGATGCTGCGCAAGCCGGAGAATGCCGGCAAGATCGGCTACTTCATGAGCGCGGACAACGTGAAGTGGCGCCGCCCGGTCCTGCCCGGCGACACGCTCTACATCGAGTCCGAAGTCATCAAGATCCGCGGCAGCATCGGCCAGACGAAGTGCCGCTGCTTGGTCAACGGCGAGGTGGCTTCGGAAGCGGAACTGAAGTTCGCGCTGGTGGGGCAGTGA
- a CDS encoding phosphotransferase enzyme family protein: MDASLQASIAHIADQFAIEGEFVHGEEIESGHINSTYRATFETPNGGRQRYILQRINERVFKDPVAVMRNVECVTRHINWKVLRVKKDLGGQTLSLYPGRGGRSWVIGPNGGVWRCYNSIEGCVTYDIIENTRQAYQAARAFGSFQDLVSDLPASEIEETIPDFHHTRKRFERLMRVADADPHGRAGAVGEELEFVRRREDSVDVVLDLLSTHQIPRRITHNDTKINNVMIDADSDEAVCVIDLDTVMPGASLYDFGDLIRTATTPAAEDEQDLSKVVMQMPMFEALVDGYMDAANSFLNDAEVEHLAFSGKLITMETGIRFLTDFLEGDGYFKIHREGHNLDRARTQFKLVAEIERQQEAMEKFVRKVRRGR; encoded by the coding sequence GTGGATGCCTCCTTGCAGGCATCGATCGCCCACATCGCCGATCAATTTGCGATCGAGGGGGAATTCGTCCACGGCGAGGAGATTGAAAGCGGACACATCAATTCGACCTACCGGGCGACCTTTGAAACGCCGAATGGCGGACGCCAGCGCTATATCCTGCAGCGGATCAACGAGCGAGTCTTCAAAGACCCCGTCGCCGTGATGCGGAATGTGGAATGCGTGACCCGGCATATCAACTGGAAGGTCCTGCGCGTGAAGAAGGACCTCGGCGGGCAGACGCTCAGCCTGTACCCCGGCCGGGGCGGTCGTTCTTGGGTGATCGGGCCGAACGGCGGCGTCTGGCGCTGCTACAACTCGATCGAGGGCTGCGTGACCTACGACATCATCGAGAACACACGGCAGGCCTACCAAGCGGCCCGTGCCTTCGGCTCCTTCCAGGACTTGGTCAGCGACCTGCCCGCGAGCGAGATCGAGGAAACCATCCCGGACTTCCACCACACCCGGAAGCGCTTCGAGCGGCTGATGCGGGTGGCGGATGCCGATCCGCACGGCCGGGCCGGAGCCGTGGGTGAGGAACTGGAGTTTGTGCGCCGCCGGGAGGACTCCGTGGATGTCGTGCTGGACCTGCTCTCAACCCACCAGATTCCGCGCCGGATTACCCACAACGACACGAAGATCAATAACGTGATGATCGACGCGGACAGCGACGAAGCGGTCTGCGTGATCGATCTGGACACGGTCATGCCGGGCGCCTCTCTCTACGACTTCGGCGATTTGATCCGGACCGCAACCACTCCCGCCGCGGAGGATGAGCAAGATCTCTCGAAGGTGGTCATGCAGATGCCCATGTTCGAGGCACTGGTGGACGGCTACATGGATGCCGCGAACTCCTTCCTGAACGACGCGGAGGTGGAGCACCTCGCCTTCAGTGGCAAGCTGATCACCATGGAGACCGGCATCCGTTTCCTCACCGATTTCTTGGAAGGCGACGGCTACTTCAAGATCCATCGCGAAGGCCACAATCTGGACCGCGCCCGCACCCAGTTCAAACTCGTGGCGGAGATCGAGCGGCAGCAGGAAGCCATGGAGAAATTCGTGCGCAAGGTGCGGCGCGGACGATGA